Proteins encoded in a region of the Flammeovirga yaeyamensis genome:
- a CDS encoding SPOR domain-containing protein, whose translation MNTLKGYLFIFLLFILNTYSPNLFAQEVAEGTTYTPAKLSQEPVNVTADLFPTNSMEVGDTTFTVYGDASIPFKIYFVNGPQYDNIFNPNPTGIILNNKEFNFFCSMEKSIRQNYSNVLEAKEFDYLGKKYLMLVSFREDCLGDNCRYRCYNVFDISSETSIRQTSFSSIFQGTDSFGDFNNDGKLDFVRVAPKAQKGHVAGEMVTNYLVTAYTLRRGMPRQLTDQGNTYYLYVKGDEEAYSFEVLQAYWFFNVKDANGADAEPTTYFAEYISFDPMYRYLYNPNGVRIEKNRWSVLITDVGDLESAQEQCQLVREYDIEDVYIMIDQYSGDITYQVFAGNFVSKESAVAYVKKLYQYGVKGQLTDFRNSY comes from the coding sequence ATGAATACTTTAAAAGGATATTTATTTATCTTTCTATTATTTATTCTCAACACTTACTCACCAAATCTATTTGCTCAAGAAGTTGCTGAAGGAACTACTTATACTCCTGCGAAATTATCTCAGGAACCTGTAAATGTTACAGCAGATTTATTTCCTACCAATTCGATGGAAGTGGGAGATACAACATTTACTGTATATGGTGACGCTTCAATTCCTTTCAAAATTTATTTTGTAAACGGACCACAATACGATAATATTTTTAACCCGAACCCTACGGGAATTATTCTTAATAATAAAGAGTTTAATTTCTTTTGTTCTATGGAAAAGTCTATTCGTCAGAACTATTCCAACGTTTTAGAGGCAAAAGAATTTGATTACCTAGGTAAAAAATACCTTATGTTAGTCTCTTTTAGAGAAGACTGTTTAGGTGATAACTGTCGTTACCGTTGTTACAATGTTTTTGATATCTCAAGTGAAACATCAATTCGCCAGACGTCTTTCTCTAGTATTTTCCAGGGAACAGATAGCTTCGGTGATTTCAATAACGATGGTAAGTTAGACTTTGTACGTGTAGCACCAAAAGCACAGAAAGGTCACGTTGCCGGGGAAATGGTTACAAATTATTTAGTTACTGCCTATACTTTAAGAAGAGGTATGCCAAGACAGCTAACTGATCAAGGAAATACGTATTATTTATATGTGAAAGGGGACGAAGAAGCGTATTCTTTTGAAGTACTTCAAGCTTACTGGTTCTTTAATGTTAAGGATGCAAATGGTGCAGATGCTGAACCTACCACATATTTTGCGGAATATATTTCATTCGATCCAATGTATAGATACCTATACAACCCGAATGGAGTAAGAATAGAAAAAAACAGATGGTCTGTATTGATCACCGATGTAGGAGATTTGGAATCAGCTCAAGAACAATGTCAATTGGTTCGAGAGTACGATATCGAAGATGTTTATATCATGATCGACCAATACAGTGGAGACATCACTTATCAAGTTTTTGCCGGTAACTTTGTAAGTAAGGAAAGTGCGGTGGCCTATGTAAAAAAATTATACCAATACGGTGTAAAAGGGCAGTTAACCGACTTCCGAAATTCGTACTAA
- a CDS encoding phosphoadenylyl-sulfate reductase, translating to MSSQSILSQATDTTFDQLIEDIAVDLAKYKAEGKKIFASSSFQPQSVVLLDIISRVDNTIPVYFLDTNYHFPETIAFRDELAEKLGLNIIDIKSKIPVKDQVDENGEPLHIHQSDRCCHINKVEPLEDILKENDVWINGIRKGQSAVRAQMQKEEEGKHGVLRYHPILDWDSKMVFKYINERKLPLHSLIAKGYFSVGCLPCTQKADPSKPLWSDDRSGRWAGKGKTECGLHTTLGK from the coding sequence ATGTCATCGCAAAGCATATTATCACAAGCTACTGATACTACTTTCGATCAGCTGATCGAAGATATAGCAGTTGATTTGGCGAAATATAAAGCGGAAGGAAAAAAGATCTTTGCATCTTCATCTTTTCAGCCGCAAAGCGTTGTGTTGTTAGACATAATAAGCAGAGTAGATAATACTATCCCTGTTTATTTTTTAGACACAAACTATCATTTCCCTGAAACAATTGCTTTCAGAGACGAACTTGCAGAAAAATTAGGTTTAAACATTATCGATATTAAATCGAAAATCCCTGTGAAAGATCAAGTGGATGAAAATGGTGAACCTTTACATATACATCAATCAGACAGATGCTGTCACATCAATAAAGTAGAGCCTTTAGAGGATATACTTAAGGAAAATGATGTTTGGATCAATGGTATCCGAAAAGGACAATCTGCTGTGAGAGCGCAAATGCAAAAAGAAGAAGAAGGTAAGCATGGCGTATTAAGATACCACCCTATCTTAGATTGGGATTCTAAAATGGTATTCAAATACATCAATGAAAGAAAATTACCGCTTCACTCTTTAATTGCAAAAGGCTACTTCAGTGTAGGGTGTTTGCCTTGTACACAAAAAGCAGATCCTTCTAAACCATTATGGTCAGATGACAGATCTGGTAGATGGGCTGGAAAAGGAAAAACAGAATGTGGTTTACATACTACATTAGGAAAATAA
- a CDS encoding beta-mannosidase: MKKLALLLVGVFFSSLIWAQPNTTTPHDENEQAIRSFDGYRWKMKMMRPGEGIKAGLHKIPPEDIETLVWNNAKVPGDVYTDLWKAGVIEDPYFGRNSVKAQWVQHYEWWYAYQFNVSENFDDQEVDILFEGVDYSCEVWLNGHYLGKHEGAFSSFRFKVNEFLRIHKYDFLRGRNMLVVKLDPPPQVNASVAGKKTPWFGDYWRDLIPFGIYRPVKMVTTGKVRFEDVYANNKINKNGSADVNLEMTVENKASEAKDMTFVASLKGKNFDSKEIKLKFNQTVAPGVHKITKTIHIDQPELWWPWDLGKPNLYEAKITLKEGKTNHDFNAITFGIREVTSKWNPGFKQGVDVSFPRSTYINGKFHFIRSACWGGPPDIFVGRTTLDKYKELIRLAKEANMNNIRIFGWHPPEIPEFYQYCDEMGITVWQDIIPLGTGNIPTEREKLTEIYNEAVKVVKKRRNHPSLIMMEGGEEMLLRTRDPQFGRAFLEELGDSLQAYVNLPYVPDSPLTCHVSKEAGFKEKEAVHALRYFYDMGKWLHEDWYQTLKFPIVPEFAITSVPSVESLKKFIPEDELWTPGLSWGHHWADLTRLRMQNWDVFGDEMKGSLEEFVNASQDAQGIIFQNGIEYFRRQKPELSGIALCHFITYWPDMKWGIVDNYQKPKRSFDFVKKAYQPTLISFDFKKRRWSNKEKFTGSIWVINDYYEQYKGCSAKLIIKNDDGKVLTEKTYKIGNVKENSAQKFEEISEKVLDNVKEKFFVELELSDQNGQLISSNDYFFLIGDQKADSDKFKVWMKERMDLENKYGLYGSYYHFFNDFTGENGGNYDSDTQTPRAFGFETE; encoded by the coding sequence ATGAAAAAACTTGCACTGTTGTTAGTTGGAGTATTTTTTTCAAGTCTTATTTGGGCACAACCAAATACAACTACTCCACACGACGAAAACGAACAAGCTATCCGATCTTTCGATGGTTACCGCTGGAAGATGAAAATGATGCGTCCGGGTGAAGGCATCAAAGCAGGACTACATAAGATTCCGCCAGAAGATATAGAAACCTTGGTTTGGAATAATGCTAAAGTACCAGGTGATGTATATACAGATCTTTGGAAAGCAGGGGTAATTGAAGATCCTTATTTTGGTAGAAATAGTGTAAAAGCGCAATGGGTACAACATTATGAGTGGTGGTATGCCTATCAATTTAATGTTAGTGAAAATTTTGATGATCAAGAAGTAGATATCCTTTTCGAAGGAGTAGATTATAGCTGTGAAGTATGGTTAAATGGTCATTACCTAGGTAAACATGAAGGTGCATTTTCTTCGTTTAGATTCAAAGTCAATGAGTTCTTGAGAATACATAAATATGATTTCTTAAGAGGTAGAAATATGCTTGTGGTAAAGCTTGATCCTCCTCCTCAAGTAAATGCTTCTGTAGCAGGCAAGAAAACACCATGGTTTGGTGATTATTGGAGAGATTTAATTCCGTTTGGTATCTATAGACCTGTAAAAATGGTCACTACAGGTAAGGTTCGTTTTGAGGATGTTTATGCTAATAATAAAATCAATAAAAACGGATCGGCTGATGTCAATCTAGAAATGACTGTGGAAAATAAAGCTTCAGAAGCCAAAGACATGACTTTTGTGGCCTCTCTTAAAGGAAAGAACTTCGATAGTAAAGAAATTAAACTAAAGTTTAATCAGACAGTAGCACCTGGAGTACATAAGATAACCAAAACCATTCATATTGATCAACCTGAGTTATGGTGGCCATGGGATTTAGGTAAACCGAACTTGTATGAAGCGAAAATCACACTGAAAGAAGGGAAAACAAATCACGATTTCAATGCCATTACTTTTGGTATAAGAGAAGTTACTTCTAAATGGAACCCTGGATTTAAACAAGGAGTGGATGTTAGTTTCCCTAGGTCTACTTATATCAATGGTAAATTCCACTTTATTCGTTCGGCTTGTTGGGGTGGACCTCCAGATATTTTTGTGGGTAGAACAACACTTGATAAGTACAAAGAACTTATTCGTTTGGCCAAAGAAGCGAATATGAATAATATTCGAATTTTTGGATGGCATCCTCCTGAAATCCCAGAGTTTTATCAGTATTGTGATGAGATGGGGATTACTGTTTGGCAAGATATTATTCCGTTAGGCACTGGAAACATTCCTACCGAAAGAGAAAAGCTTACAGAAATATATAACGAAGCTGTAAAAGTGGTAAAAAAACGCCGTAATCATCCTTCTTTAATTATGATGGAAGGTGGAGAAGAAATGCTACTCAGAACTCGTGATCCTCAATTCGGTCGTGCGTTTTTAGAAGAATTAGGTGATTCCCTCCAAGCTTATGTCAACTTACCTTATGTACCCGATTCACCATTAACGTGTCATGTTTCCAAAGAAGCGGGCTTTAAAGAAAAAGAGGCTGTTCATGCGTTAAGATATTTCTATGATATGGGTAAATGGCTTCATGAAGATTGGTACCAAACTTTAAAATTCCCTATAGTACCAGAGTTTGCCATCACTTCAGTACCATCTGTAGAAAGTTTAAAGAAGTTTATTCCTGAAGATGAACTTTGGACGCCTGGTCTAAGTTGGGGACATCATTGGGCTGACCTTACGCGTCTAAGAATGCAAAATTGGGATGTTTTCGGAGACGAAATGAAGGGATCTCTTGAAGAATTTGTCAATGCCTCTCAAGACGCTCAAGGAATCATTTTCCAAAATGGAATTGAATATTTCAGACGTCAAAAACCTGAATTAAGTGGAATCGCTCTTTGTCACTTTATCACTTATTGGCCAGATATGAAATGGGGTATTGTAGACAATTATCAAAAGCCAAAAAGATCATTTGATTTTGTAAAAAAGGCCTATCAACCTACATTAATCAGTTTTGACTTTAAGAAAAGACGTTGGTCGAATAAAGAAAAGTTCACCGGTTCGATTTGGGTCATCAATGATTACTACGAACAATATAAAGGTTGTTCAGCAAAGCTGATCATTAAAAATGATGATGGAAAAGTGTTGACTGAGAAGACTTATAAAATTGGCAATGTAAAAGAAAACAGTGCCCAAAAATTCGAAGAGATTTCAGAAAAAGTATTGGATAATGTGAAGGAAAAGTTTTTTGTAGAGCTGGAGCTTTCTGACCAAAATGGTCAATTGATATCTAGCAATGATTACTTCTTCCTCATCGGTGATCAAAAAGCTGATTCTGATAAATTTAAGGTTTGGATGAAAGAACGTATGGACTTAGAGAATAAATATGGTTTGTACGGTTCTTACTATCACTTCTTCAATGATTTCACCGGAGAAAATGGAGGAAATTATGATAGTGACACACAAACACCAAGAGCGTTTGGTTTTGAAACTGAATAG
- a CDS encoding Dabb family protein, which yields MINHTVLFKFKEEATQEQIQAMVDALQALGGKIDEIKEIQVKENFSERAKGFTIMLYSLFESKEALEAYQVHPAHVVVVTDHVKPILGDIMAIDIEF from the coding sequence ATGATTAATCACACGGTATTATTTAAGTTCAAAGAAGAAGCAACACAAGAGCAAATTCAAGCAATGGTTGATGCTCTACAAGCTTTAGGTGGTAAAATTGATGAAATTAAGGAGATTCAAGTAAAAGAGAACTTCTCTGAAAGAGCGAAAGGTTTTACGATCATGTTGTACTCTCTCTTTGAAAGTAAAGAAGCATTAGAAGCTTATCAAGTACACCCTGCTCACGTAGTTGTGGTGACAGATCATGTAAAGCCAATTTTAGGTGATATTATGGCCATCGATATTGAATTTTAA
- the porX gene encoding T9SS response regulator signal transducer PorX: MSQQRILWADDEIDLLKPHILFLTKKGYEVTPVLSGLDAIEKCDEEEFDIIFLDENMPGMTGLEALEQIKRIRPSIPVVMITKSEEEYIMEDAIGAKIADYLIKPINPKQILLSVKKLLDKKKLVDEKTNSAYQQDFQSIMMSFMNDMDWEDWVETYKKIVYWDLEINQTENKSMSEVFEMQKNEANHNFCRFIKDNYEDWMDEPDERPVLSHELLAEKVFPYVKENDKPVFFILIDNLRYDQWKVIEPLISELYSVKEDVYCPILPTTTAYARNAIFSGLMPSEIEATYPEWWVNDNDEESKNNYEEELLGEQLLRHRIDGKYSYHKIIRTSQGKQVNDQINSLMHRKFNAIVYNFVDMLSHARTDTNMVRELAPDEAAYRSITKSWFEHSSLYEMLKILAEKDCKVYITTDHGTVRTRKPYKIVGDRETNTNLRYKQGKNLSYNKKNVLAVKHPEDFGLPKTEVSTSFVFAMEDYFFAYPNNYNYYVSYYKDTFQHGGISIDEMIIPFIELGQK; encoded by the coding sequence ATGAGTCAACAAAGAATTTTATGGGCAGACGATGAAATCGATCTACTAAAACCACATATATTATTCCTTACAAAAAAAGGATATGAAGTTACGCCTGTACTAAGTGGTTTAGATGCCATTGAGAAATGTGATGAAGAGGAGTTTGATATCATTTTCCTGGATGAAAATATGCCAGGTATGACCGGACTTGAAGCGCTTGAACAAATAAAAAGAATCCGACCAAGTATTCCTGTAGTGATGATTACCAAATCTGAAGAGGAATACATTATGGAGGATGCGATTGGTGCCAAGATTGCCGATTATCTTATCAAGCCCATCAACCCAAAACAAATACTACTTTCCGTAAAAAAATTACTTGATAAAAAGAAGTTGGTCGATGAAAAAACCAACTCTGCCTATCAACAAGATTTCCAAAGTATCATGATGTCGTTTATGAACGATATGGATTGGGAAGATTGGGTAGAGACTTATAAAAAGATTGTTTATTGGGATCTAGAAATTAATCAGACAGAAAATAAAAGTATGAGTGAGGTCTTCGAAATGCAAAAAAACGAAGCCAACCATAACTTCTGTCGCTTTATAAAAGATAATTATGAAGATTGGATGGATGAGCCAGATGAACGTCCTGTTCTATCTCATGAACTATTGGCTGAAAAGGTATTTCCATATGTAAAAGAGAATGATAAACCTGTTTTCTTTATACTTATTGATAACCTACGTTATGATCAATGGAAAGTAATTGAGCCATTAATATCTGAACTTTACTCGGTAAAAGAAGATGTGTATTGTCCTATCCTTCCAACGACAACTGCGTATGCTAGAAATGCGATATTCTCTGGCCTTATGCCTTCTGAAATTGAAGCTACTTATCCAGAATGGTGGGTAAACGATAACGATGAAGAAAGTAAGAACAATTACGAAGAAGAACTTTTAGGAGAGCAATTACTTCGTCATAGAATCGATGGAAAATACTCTTACCATAAGATCATTAGAACTTCTCAAGGGAAGCAGGTAAATGATCAGATCAACTCATTAATGCATAGGAAGTTCAATGCTATTGTATACAACTTTGTAGATATGCTTTCTCATGCAAGAACAGACACCAACATGGTAAGAGAACTGGCTCCTGACGAAGCTGCTTACCGATCAATTACAAAATCGTGGTTCGAACATTCTTCTTTGTATGAAATGTTGAAAATTCTTGCTGAAAAAGATTGTAAGGTGTACATCACAACAGACCATGGTACGGTAAGAACTAGAAAACCATACAAAATTGTAGGCGATAGAGAAACAAATACCAACTTGAGGTACAAGCAAGGAAAGAATCTATCTTATAATAAGAAAAATGTATTGGCTGTAAAACATCCAGAGGATTTTGGTTTACCGAAAACTGAAGTTTCCACTTCGTTTGTTTTTGCTATGGAAGATTATTTCTTCGCTTATCCTAATAACTACAACTATTATGTGAGTTATTATAAGGATACTTTCCAGCACGGCGGTATATCTATCGATGAGATGATTATTCCGTTTATTGAGTTGGGGCAAAAATAG
- a CDS encoding AlbA family DNA-binding domain-containing protein, with protein sequence MDLKELKQLVNEGEGFKIEFKKKAADPFKIMKEVVAFANKYGGYLIVGVADDGRIDGFTDIEGEKFVLEQAIKKYLSRKIEYSIHIVQVSAMRQVLVFEIPPSDKQPIFLLYNLKRRIGKPYIRVEDKSVQMSKVIRRILKQRSKEEHHSVTFGEEERNILQLIDKNGYTTVDEVVKTFSLEIDVVEDKLIDLCLANILQEMPREMGDRFIIHPTSRLSWK encoded by the coding sequence GTGGATTTAAAAGAATTAAAACAGTTGGTGAATGAAGGGGAAGGCTTTAAAATTGAGTTTAAGAAAAAAGCGGCTGACCCATTTAAAATAATGAAGGAAGTTGTTGCGTTCGCTAATAAATATGGAGGATACCTTATTGTTGGTGTGGCTGATGATGGACGAATAGACGGATTTACGGATATTGAAGGGGAAAAGTTTGTATTGGAACAGGCAATCAAGAAGTACTTATCGAGAAAAATTGAATATAGCATTCATATTGTGCAAGTTAGTGCAATGCGACAAGTATTGGTATTTGAAATTCCACCTTCTGATAAACAACCTATTTTCTTATTATATAATTTAAAAAGAAGAATTGGAAAACCTTACATTCGAGTAGAGGATAAAAGTGTACAGATGAGTAAGGTGATTCGAAGAATCTTAAAACAAAGAAGTAAAGAGGAACATCACTCAGTTACTTTTGGGGAGGAAGAAAGGAATATTCTACAACTTATTGATAAAAATGGCTACACCACAGTCGACGAGGTCGTTAAAACTTTTTCATTAGAAATTGATGTGGTAGAAGACAAACTGATTGATCTTTGTCTAGCCAATATTTTACAAGAAATGCCTAGGGAAATGGGGGATAGGTTTATCATTCATCCTACTTCACGATTGTCTTGGAAGTAG
- the accC gene encoding acetyl-CoA carboxylase biotin carboxylase subunit: protein MKKIKRLLVANRGEIAVRIIRSAKELGIHTVAVYSEADQEAPHVSLADDAVIIGPAASSESYLKIDKIIEVCHQFKIDAVHPGYGFLSENASFAQRIEKEGIIFIGPSAHAIEVMGSKLMAKQTVQKYDVPLVPGGDEAITDIAAAEKMAEEVGYPILIKASAGGGGKGMRVVENEEEFVSQMDRAVSEAQNSFGDGAVFIEKYIQSPRHIEIQILADTHGNVVHLFERECSIQRRHQKVIEEAPSCVLTEELRNEMGECAVRVAKSCDYVGAGTVEFIYDSSGAFYFLEMNTRLQVEHTVTEEITGLDLVKEQIRIAEGEKLGYKQSDLKINGHAIEVRVYAEDSYQNFLPDTGVLHRYIEPSGEGVRVDSGYKQGMKMEMHYDPMMSKLIVWGENRKDAIQKMLQALEDYKISGLETILPFCKFVLQHDAFVSGDFGTHFVDKYYDPKYLEEELTDNEQFVAASVLAELFFDNKKSEETSSLINQTTPWKLKR, encoded by the coding sequence ATGAAAAAAATTAAACGATTACTTGTTGCAAATAGAGGCGAAATTGCCGTAAGAATCATCAGATCAGCTAAAGAATTAGGAATACATACTGTTGCCGTATACAGTGAGGCTGACCAAGAGGCTCCTCATGTATCTTTAGCAGATGATGCTGTTATTATTGGACCTGCCGCTTCTTCAGAATCTTATTTAAAAATTGATAAGATTATAGAAGTATGTCATCAATTTAAAATAGATGCAGTTCATCCTGGCTATGGATTTTTATCTGAGAACGCCTCTTTTGCTCAAAGAATAGAAAAAGAAGGAATCATTTTTATTGGTCCATCTGCCCACGCCATTGAGGTAATGGGTAGTAAATTGATGGCCAAACAAACGGTACAGAAATACGATGTACCTTTGGTTCCCGGAGGCGATGAGGCGATTACAGATATTGCTGCTGCTGAAAAAATGGCGGAAGAAGTGGGATATCCTATCCTGATCAAAGCTTCAGCTGGAGGTGGCGGAAAGGGAATGCGTGTTGTGGAAAACGAAGAGGAGTTTGTCTCTCAAATGGACAGAGCGGTGAGTGAAGCACAAAATTCTTTTGGTGATGGTGCAGTGTTTATCGAGAAGTACATTCAATCTCCCAGACATATTGAAATACAAATTTTAGCCGATACACATGGAAATGTAGTGCATTTATTTGAAAGAGAATGTTCTATACAACGTCGACATCAAAAAGTAATAGAGGAAGCACCTTCTTGCGTACTGACCGAAGAGTTACGTAATGAAATGGGTGAATGTGCGGTACGAGTGGCAAAATCATGTGATTATGTAGGTGCAGGAACCGTAGAATTTATCTACGATAGTAGTGGAGCATTCTACTTTTTAGAAATGAATACTCGTCTTCAGGTAGAGCATACGGTAACTGAAGAAATTACTGGACTAGACTTAGTGAAAGAACAAATTAGAATTGCAGAAGGAGAAAAGTTGGGTTATAAGCAATCTGATTTAAAAATAAATGGTCATGCCATAGAAGTTAGAGTTTATGCAGAGGACTCTTATCAGAACTTCTTGCCGGATACAGGTGTTTTGCACCGATATATAGAGCCAAGTGGGGAAGGGGTTCGTGTAGATAGCGGATATAAACAGGGAATGAAGATGGAGATGCATTATGACCCTATGATGAGTAAATTAATTGTTTGGGGTGAAAATAGGAAGGATGCAATTCAAAAAATGTTACAGGCCTTAGAGGATTATAAGATCTCTGGCTTAGAAACTATTCTACCTTTTTGTAAGTTTGTATTGCAACATGATGCTTTTGTTAGTGGTGATTTTGGGACTCATTTTGTTGACAAATACTATGATCCGAAATACCTTGAAGAAGAACTTACTGACAATGAGCAATTCGTTGCAGCTTCTGTTTTAGCAGAGCTATTTTTTGATAATAAAAAATCGGAGGAGACCTCTTCTCTGATCAATCAAACAACCCCTTGGAAATTAAAACGATGA
- a CDS encoding tetratricopeptide repeat protein, protein MTRLYSLILIILIAASTTFAQDESSAEDYFVKGEVYASVGQLPEAIMSYEIAIAKDSTNALYYYALGLAQIRHKRLGEAIDAFNTTIELDSNNLDAHLKLALIAKDDKDYEMAIKHLDEAFRITPDLDRKLAYKTRIINILDKTGKFDQAGPHLEDAKSVHPQNSYILYMDAKYHNYVTKNYELAKTSMQIAIDKMEEEKGKAHDHYYYELGFAHHSLEEYENATSAFSQVTNGKIKSKTTSMSPKYQYQLALSHFQMYDIKRSEKILNAVIKMNNSFEPAYDLLIEIKENTLDRHEVVKLLEHKVSIQMDNTRKVRILADLIDLEIKYGDYANAKKHIKEFEQCGIPLPDVRFMEAIIDYKENKFDDARDKLLTIMNTKESKTKYKALMLIGMIQMYEKNYEAAKITFSQNFPGEFKVASREYLKSVNKEVDIAKKNK, encoded by the coding sequence ATGACAAGACTTTACTCATTAATACTTATAATACTTATTGCTGCTTCAACGACCTTTGCTCAAGACGAATCTTCTGCCGAAGATTATTTTGTAAAAGGTGAAGTTTATGCAAGTGTCGGCCAATTACCTGAAGCGATAATGTCCTATGAAATTGCCATTGCCAAGGATTCCACAAATGCTTTATATTATTATGCCTTAGGACTTGCTCAGATAAGACATAAAAGACTAGGAGAGGCTATTGACGCCTTTAATACAACTATTGAGCTTGACTCTAATAATTTAGATGCACATCTTAAATTAGCTTTAATTGCTAAAGATGACAAAGATTATGAAATGGCCATTAAACATCTAGACGAAGCCTTCCGGATCACTCCGGACTTAGATCGAAAATTGGCCTATAAAACTAGAATTATCAATATACTTGATAAAACAGGAAAATTCGATCAAGCAGGTCCTCATTTGGAAGATGCCAAGAGTGTTCATCCTCAGAATAGCTATATTTTATATATGGATGCCAAATATCATAATTATGTAACAAAAAACTATGAATTGGCGAAAACAAGTATGCAGATTGCTATCGATAAAATGGAGGAAGAAAAAGGAAAAGCTCATGATCATTATTATTATGAATTAGGGTTTGCACATCACTCTCTCGAAGAATATGAGAATGCCACTTCTGCTTTTAGCCAAGTAACCAACGGGAAGATTAAAAGCAAGACAACTTCAATGTCTCCAAAATATCAATATCAATTGGCCTTAAGTCATTTTCAGATGTACGACATTAAACGCTCTGAAAAGATTCTTAATGCTGTGATCAAGATGAATAATTCCTTTGAGCCTGCTTATGATTTACTTATTGAAATCAAAGAAAATACTTTGGATAGACATGAGGTAGTAAAGCTTTTAGAACATAAGGTTTCCATTCAAATGGATAATACAAGAAAAGTTAGAATTTTGGCCGACTTAATTGATTTAGAAATTAAATACGGTGATTATGCTAATGCTAAAAAGCACATCAAAGAATTTGAACAATGCGGAATCCCACTACCTGATGTTCGATTTATGGAGGCAATCATCGATTACAAAGAGAATAAATTTGATGATGCTAGAGATAAGCTTTTAACAATAATGAATACAAAAGAATCGAAAACGAAGTATAAAGCACTTATGCTTATTGGCATGATTCAGATGTATGAAAAAAATTATGAAGCTGCAAAAATCACATTTTCTCAAAATTTCCCAGGAGAATTTAAAGTAGCTTCAAGGGAATATCTCAAATCAGTCAACAAAGAAGTCGATATCGCAAAGAAAAATAAATAA